The Coffea arabica cultivar ET-39 chromosome 4e, Coffea Arabica ET-39 HiFi, whole genome shotgun sequence genome includes a window with the following:
- the LOC140006056 gene encoding probable inactive poly [ADP-ribose] polymerase SRO5, whose translation MSVMESNLQQSRFLAVPLKTNDEYPDGFMALAPENSRVDQEEDMISSEPNNADDQDMVSDCESSTTNEEGLGIFGDCSIKVDEDDKQHEFIKQRFVSSLTEQGLTHTQIEAIHKNACSSWTARARFMSFSIFSRALQKKTEGHPNVKHAWYGASKDEIRNIFLHGFGNTLNDGIYGRGIYLDPSDSLRESIQSSVVDEDGLRHLVLCRVVLGRMEIVHPNQSHPSSEEFDSGVDNLLSPRKYIVWSTHMNNQIFPEYVVSFRLPSNLKGCQRISTPLKMPSSPWMPFPTLITALAKFLPPNSIKAIQKHHSDHREKKITRQELIQRVRRIAGDDLLVAVIKSFRDKMETSMVFPPSKKPIKCHKQRGRACGCSKN comes from the exons ATGTCGGTTATGGAGAGTAATCTGCAGCAAAGTCGGTTTCTTGCTGTCCCTCTTAAGACTAACGATGAATATCCCGATGGGTTCATGGCCTTAGCTCCAGAAAACAGCAGAGTTGATCAAGAAGAAGATATGATCAGCTCAGAGCCTAATAATGCTGATGATCAAGACATGGTTTCTGATTGTGAAAGTAGCACCACCAACGAAGAGGGATTGGGAATATTTGGTGATTGTTCTATCAAGGTTGACGAAGATGATAAGCAGCATGAATTTATCAAGCAAAGATTTGTTTCGAGTTTGACTGAACAGGGGCTTACGCATACTCAAATTGAAGCCATTCATAAGAATGCTTGTTCTAGCTGGACAGCTCGAGCAAGGTTTATgtctttttccatcttttctcgAGCTTTACAGAAGAAGACTGAAGGCCATCCTAATGTGAAGCATGCTTGGTATGGCGCATCTAAAGATGAGATCAGAAACATATTTCTACATGGTTTCGGTAACACTTTAAATGATGGAATTTATGGCCGTGGAATTTATCTTGACCCTTCTGATTCTCTTCGAGAGAG TATTCAATCCTCAGTTGTTGATGAAGATGGGCTCAGGCACCTAGTGCTTTGCCGTGTTGTATTGGGGAGAATGGAGATTGTTCATCCTAATCAATCTCATCCCAGTTCTGAGGAGTTCGATTCAGGGGTTGACAATTTATTGTCTCCTAGAAAATATATTGTTTGGAGCACTCACATGAACAATCAAATATTCCCAGAATATGTTGTCAGTTTCAGACTCCCATCCAACTTGAAAG GATGTCAAAGGATTTCAACTCCCCTCAAGATGCCTAGCTCACCTTGGATGCCTTTTCCAACATTGATAACTGCACTTGCAAAGTTCTTGCCGCCTAATAGCATCAAAGCGATCCAAAAACATCACAGTGATCATAGA GAAAAGAAAATCACAAGACAAGAATTGATACAGCGAGTTAGACGAATTGCAGGAGACGATTTGTTGGTGGCTGTCATAAAATCCTTTAGAGACAAG ATGGAGACATCAATGGTATTTCCGCCAAGCAAGAAGCCAATCAAGTGCCACAAGCAGCGTGGAAGAGCTTGTGGTTGCTCCAAAAATTGA
- the LOC140004548 gene encoding putative pentatricopeptide repeat-containing protein At5g08490, giving the protein MREAFSLFFHKLKCWSSFKLDYQVFADTLKSCAAKADVNLGKALHSHVIKQGHVSCQIVSKALLNMYAKCKALDDCEKLFWEIKNCDTVMWNIILSGFAGTRVHDTEAARLFCDMHAAQEPKLSTVTLAIILPVCTRYGGLSVGGCVHCYAKKAGLDSDTLVGNALVSMYAKLGLVMDAFAVFDGIVEKDVISWNAIIAGLMENHSVDDAFEMFQWMLRLKVPPNYATIVNVLPLCAHLEDTVGHWVGRQIHSYVLRRAELATQITVVNALLSFYLRIGQMEDAVTLFKRMKFTDLVSWNSIISGYDSCGQWLKALELFHELVDMDVMGPDPITIVSVLPACGQLSNLQAGKQIHGYVVRHSLLCKDTSVQNALIRFYSNCGCKEAALNVFLLISRKDLISWNSILDALSENKYETQFIDLLHCLLREGMRLDFITMLTVIQFFTTLSRIEKVREAHGFSIKYSILLGNKEPTLANALLDAYAKCGNLEYAYRIFKHMSGQKNLVTYNSMISGYAEFGSHEDAALIFQSMSERDLTTWNLMVRVYAENDCPSQALSLFHEMQFCGVKPDSMSIMSLLPVCAKLASVNMLRQCHGYVIRACFADVHLKGALLDIYSKCGNIKSAYNLFQSASEKDLVLFTSMIGGYAMHGMGEEAVGAYYQMLESGLRPDNVIITTVLSACSHTGLVDEGLKIFESMQQVHHMKPSMEQYACLVDLLARGGRIKEAYSFATKMPIKANANVWGALLGACKIHNEVEMARSVIDRLSEIDSSDIGNYIAMSNLYASNSSWENVLKMRKLMRLRDLKKPAGCSWIEVENRKNEFLAGDYSHPHRCVIYETLGILDHQIREFYEFIR; this is encoded by the coding sequence ATGAGAGAagcattttctctctttttccatAAGTTAAAATGTTGGTCAAGCTTTAAACTTGATTACCAAGTTTTTGCAGATACTCTCAAGTCTTGTGCTGCAAAAGCAGATGTAAACTTGGGGAAGGCTCTTCACAGCCATGTTATTAAACAAGGCCATGTTTCTTGCCAGATTGTTTCAAAAGCTTTACTGAACATGTATGCTAAATGTAAAGCTCTTGATGATTGTGAGAAACTGTTCTGGGAAATAAAGAATTGTGATACAGTCATGTGGAACATTATCTTGTCTGGTTTTGCCGGCACTCGGGTTCATGATACTGAAGCAGCGCGGTTGTTTTGTGATATGCATGCTGCCCAGGAACCTAAATTGAGTACTGTAACTCTTGCTATAATCCTTCCAGTGTGCACGCGTTATGGAGGTTTGAGTGTGGGTGGATGTGTGCATTGCTACGCTAAAAAAGCTGGATTGGATTCTGATACATTAGTAGGGAATGCTCTGGTCTCCATGTATGCAAAGTTGGGGTTGGTAATGGATGCTTTTGCTGTTTTTGATGGAATTGTTGAGAAAGATGTTATTTCGTGGAATGCAATTATTGCTGGTTTGATGGAAAATCATAGTGTAGATGACGCATTTGAAATGTTTCAGTGGATGCTGAGATTGAAAGTTCCACCAAATTATGCAACAATTGTAAATGTTTTGCCTCTTTGTGCTCATTTGGAAGACACTGTTGGTCATTGGGTTGGGAGGCAGATCCACTCCTATGTGCTAAGACGGGCCGAATTGGCAACACAGATTACAGTGGTAAATGCTCTTTTGAGCTTTTACTTGAGGATTGGACAAATGGAAGATGCTGTGACCTTGTTCAAGAGGATGAAATTTACAGATCTGGTGTCCTGGAACTCAATAATTTCTGGATATGACTCATGTGGTCAATGGTTGAAAGCACTGGAGTTGTTTCATGAACTTGTTGACATGGATGTAATGGGACCAGACCCTATCACCATAGTCAGTGTTCTTCCTGCATGTGGCCAGTTATCTAATCTGCAGGCTGGAAAGCAAATCCATGGATATGTTGTTCGTCATTCTCTGTTATGCAAGGATACATCTGTACAGAATGCCCTAATTAGATTTTATTCCAATTGTGGCTGCAAAGAAGCTGCACTGAATGTATTCTTGTTGATATCTAGGAAAGATTTGATATCTTGGAACTCCATATTGGATGCTCTTAGTGAGAATAAATATGAAACTCAATTTATTGATCTCTTGCACTGCCTGTTGAGGGAAGGAATGAGGCTTGATTTTATTACTATGTTAACAGTAATACAgttttttactactttgtccAGGATAGAAAAGGTCAGAGAAGCTCATGGTTTTTCTATAAAGTATAGCATTTTGCTTGGTAATAAAGAACCGACTCTTGCGAATGCACTACTTGATGCATATGCAAAGTGCGGCAACTTGGAGTATGCATACAGAATTTTCAAACACATGTCAGGACAGAAAAATTTGGTTACATACAATTCAATGATCTCAGGATATGCAGAATTTGGCTCACATGAAGATGCAGCATTGATATTCCAGAGCATGTCAGAGAGGGATCTGACCACATGGAATCTCATGGTGCGAGTTTATGCTGAAAATGATTGTCCTAGTCAAGCTCTCAGTCTGTTTCATGAGATGCAATTTTGTGGTGTAAAGCCTGATTCCATGTCCATCATGAGCCTTCTTCCTGTATGTGCTAAATTAGCCTCTGTCAATATGCTGAGGCAGTGCCATGGGTATGTGATAAGGGCTTGTTTTGCAGATGTTCATCTTAAGGGAGCTCTCTTAGACATATACTCAAAATGTGGAAACATAAAATCTGCATATAATCTCTTCCAGTCGGCTAGTGAAAAGGATCTTGTTCTGTTCACATCAATGATTGGAGGATATGCCATGCATGGAATGGGTGAAGAAGCTGTTGGGGCTTACTATCAGATGCTTGAGTCAGGTCTGAGACCAGATAATGTTATCATAACCACTGTCCTATCTGCTTGCAGTCATACTGGTCTTGTGGATGAAGGATTGAAGATTTTTGAGTCCATGCAACAGGTGCACCACATGAAACCAAGTATGGAGCAATATGCCTGTTTAGTTGATCTCCTTGCACGAGGAGGTCGAATCAAGGAAGCATATTCATTTGCGACCAAAATGCCGATAAAGGCTAATGCCAATGTATGGGGGGCATTGCTTGGGGCATGTAAAATCCACAATGAGGTTGAAATGGCACGTTCCGTCATTGATCGCCTTTCTGAAATCGATTCAAGTGATATTGGAAACTACATAGCTATGTCAAACTTATACGCTTCGAATTCTAGTTGGGAAAATGTCCTGAAAATGAGGAAGCTGATGAGGCTGAGAGATCTGAAGAAGCCGGCTGGTTGCAGTTGGATTGAAGTAGAGAATAGGAAAAACGAATTTCTAGCTGGAGACTATTCTCACCCGCATCGATGCGTTATTTATGAGACATTGGGCATCTTGGATCATCAAATCAGAGAGTTTTATGAGTTTATAAGGTAG